From Cheilinus undulatus linkage group 18, ASM1832078v1, whole genome shotgun sequence, the proteins below share one genomic window:
- the LOC121526550 gene encoding syntaxin-11-like: protein MRDRLGHLQQVHIDTEGFTTVELDNFSERNVDAATASIASSSSSLPDQDQDLDGVLQEANQIRLEIQQIQNDISELKDVNYQTLNQTSYDCVTKRDSNAIGADIKRRGEGVLGRLHKMSDLREELEEQRGSCDPTARIARTQYQCLSSALREVMISYNDAEMNHREACKRQIQRQMEVVGREVSEGELEEMMESGELNVFSLQSEGKTVRSAFQQIESRHKELQELEKRIRAIQELFLDVAVLVEEQGVGIENIQKNVQCVEVIVQDAAGRLERATVSDKNNPLKKLFCGCFPCYYK from the coding sequence ATGAGGGACAGACTGGGGCACCTCCAACAGGTGCATATTGACACTGAAGGTTTCACCACAGTGGAATTGGATAATTTCTCAGAACGAAACGTTGATGCAGCAACAGCATCAATagcatcatcctcatcatcacttcctgaccaggaccaggacctggaTGGTGTCCTTcaggaggccaatcagattcgACTGGAAATCCAGCAGATCCAGAATGACATCAGTGAGCTTAAAGACGTCAACTACCAGACCTTAAACCAAACCTCATACGACTGTGTCACAAAGAGAGACTCTAATGCCATCGGAGCAGACAttaaaaggagaggagagggtgTGCTGGGGCGGCTGCACAAGATGAGTGACCTCAGAGAGGAACTGGAGGAACAACGTGGCAGCTGTGACCCCACGGCTCGCATTGCTCGAACTCAGTACCAGTGCCTCAGCAGTGCCCTGAGAGAAGTGATGATCAGCTACAACGACGCAGAGATGAACCACAGGGAGGCCTGCAAACGGCAGATCCAGAGGCAGATGGAGGTTGTGGGCAGGGAGGTGAGCGAGGGGGAGCTGGAGGAGATGATGGAGAGCGGGGAGTTGAATGTGTTCAGCCTTCAGTCTGAAGGAAAAACGGTCCGCTCGGCCTTCCAGCAGATTGAGAGCCGACACAAagagctgcaggagctggagaagAGGATCCGGGCGATCCAGGAGCTGTTTCTGGATGTGGCAGTGCTCGTAGAGGAACAGGGGGTGGGCATCGAGAACATCCAGAAAAATGTTCAATGCGTTGAAGTGATCGTTCAGGATGCTGCAGGACGACTGGAGAGAGCAACTGTATCTGATAAAAACAACCCTCTGAAGAAGCTCTTCTGTGGCTGCTTTCCATGTTATTACAAATAG